Below is a window of Anabas testudineus chromosome 10, fAnaTes1.2, whole genome shotgun sequence DNA.
CTTTGATTTTCTTCACAACCTTTGTGGTTTCATTGTTGATTTTTATGTTGACGGTGATTGGATCTCCATGgtaataaatctaaaaaaaataaaggagattctattttgaatattttgaatATGTCATGATTATCGGTCACAAAGCATTTGAATTAGGATTTAGTTAGTAGATCTTATTGTTAATAGATCTTATTGTACCTCTTTTTCAAGGGAGGCCTCTAAGTGAACTGTTTTATCAGTCATCATGAGCTGTTTGGATATATGAACCTTGAATCCGGGTCTGTTGTTAACTGGTGCAAACTGTATTTTTCGAATGATCAGATGGCAAGTATCCCTagggacagaaaaagacacGAGTAGAGTCAGAGAGCCATTAATTTTCTTTGGGCAGTATGAGTATGGTTTGACTGTTTGTTTACATACTGCTTGTCAATGACTTCATCTGTACCGAGAGCTGTGTGGGAAATGTATCCTTTAACCTCATACTCCACGCCACAAGtctttacagaaaaacaagaccCAAATAAGTGATTCGCAAACTTTAACATACTAGTAACTCCTAAAGAAAAATTGTACCTTGCCAGTGCTGTTTGGTACAGGTTGTAAGGCAACCGAACATGGAAGATTTGTTGGCAGCTAAAACAAATGGAAACGATTCAAATTATTGAATAAAGTTTAGACAATGAATGGAAAGTAAAGGTGAAGAAGATGAGTAATTTGATATGTAATTACAAGACTGGGATTTTGCTCCTTTACCTGGAAGGAAAAGGGGTATCCTTGCTTGCCCACTTTCTTCAAGAGGAATTCTAACATTGGTGATTTGGTTGCATTTTCACCTGTAGATGGATATAGCTGTAAATGTTGTATCCAGATGTTTCTCCTCATGGGCAGACCAATGATGTCCTCACTTCCATAGCGGAAGGTACAAGCCAGGCAGACAAATACTGTTGTGGAAAAGGTCATAGTCTGTGTTAGGTCAATTTAAGGCTTTACTTCTTTAAATCACAGAATACAAGGTAAATATACCATTTCTGCCGTTAAGACCAGAAGGGTCCACTTTTATTACCCCATCTACAATATGAGAAGAATCAACAGCTTTAGTTTTAACAGATATATTAAGGTTaggatttaaaacacacagtgtgtcacCCACCCACTGCTTCCACTGAATCCACATAGTCCACAAAGTCTCTCTTCCCCAAGTACAGGGTAATCTGAGAGgaacacagaaaagcagagtGGAAAAGAATTGTTGCTCTGCCAGAATTACAAGAGCTAGAGGATATTTCTGGGAGTTGGAAGAGGTACATACAAATTACGCTCCTCCCTGTGTCCAAGGGGTACCCTGCAATGACTACTAGTATATTATGGAAGCCACTTACATGTCCACTGCCACTGGTCTTCTTAAATACCCTGAACAGAGagtgaagtacagtacagagtgAAATGCCACACTTTGGTTAACACCTTCAGCCTCTCTAAATGTATTTGATATTCAGTCAGGTTCAAATACACCTCCTTAATGGAATCTTTTCATGCTTCATTGGATCAATAACATagatttttcctgtttctgaagTGGTTATATGCCATGATGTTGCACACATCAAGGTTATATTTTCCAATTACAGAATAACCCTACAACTCTCTACTATCTGCCCAATCCTCTCTTGTGAGGATAGATTTGTTTCTATAGGGTGGAAAAGCCCATAATTCGGATTTACATACATAAGGCTAACCTTATGTAAAATTTGAAATCTCCTTTTTACACATAGTTCATTTGCTCCTTGCTCATAAAAAAGAAGGGATTCCTGGTGATATTTGActctttgatgtgtgtgtcatttaaTCCTGTTAAAGCCTTGTCTTCTTCTACAATCAAATCCACACCTTTCATTTTAATCAGGATTTGATCATATCCCGGAAGAGTAAAATGTTAGAAGAGCCCCTGATCCCTGCACAGCTCCTGAGCAACTCTTTTTTCCCCATCAAATACaagctgtattttctttataataaaCGTTTATCAACGTGTATTATAAAGAAAATAGCATTAGTATTAAACTACATTACATTTCAGTTACACATCAGGGGTGATTGATTTTAACCTGTAATTTAAACCAGTTACTTGTTGGGATGGTTGATGAATTTAGTGGAAAAGTTAAATACTCACTTTGACATGATTTTTGAAGTTATAGTCTGCAAATAAAAAAGTCGGTTTCAGTTTATTATAGCATTTAGACAGGCTTTTGCACAAGGgtgtttaataattcattattagCATACTCATTTCAATATTGTATGTGGTTTACCAATTCAAGTGAGAGTCATTAGTGAAATACTGCGCATAAATATGGATGCTTATCTGTGAAATAACAATATTGCTAgctattattatcatcatcacagAGTATTGCTAATGTAATTTGGTCAGCAAGAGAAATGGCGAACTTACAGTACCTTCAGTTCTTTCAATAAAAAAGagtcctctctgctctcctgtaATCCGTCACTGTTCACAggatgcagtgtgtgtgatcAGTGTGTGCCAGCCACTGCCTCCTGTTTGCTTTTAAACTATGACCTCCCAACCTTGAAGCCCTCCCTTCAGCTTATACAGCTTCTTCAATAAGGCTGTTTTTATCACTCCTTCATTAGAACGCTACTGTTTTCGTTCAGAGTGTTTGCAAACATTACAATGGTattacactcactggccactttattaggtacacttgTGCAGTCTAATCCAATCCAGTAGCTCTGGCATGAATTCTGCTTTTACAAGGTTAAAATGTCTCTGCATTAGATTGCACAGATATATCTAATAAAGTGAACAGTAAATGTATAACGTCAAAAAAATAAgatcatgttttaaatgttaggGGTGGGATAGTTTTGGAGTTCAATAAACATGTAACACACTGGACCAAAGCATGTTGATCACTTGGTTATTATATAATCCACATGAACTGTACACCTCTGTACTTTCCTATGGTTAGATCACGAACAATGAAATCGACCTACAGTCGGtgtttacaacaaacaaaccagagTTGTTTGTCTCTCTACTTTATAGCTTCTCACTAAGGTTATAATGTCTTTTCAATGGTCTGTGTCTGATTGTTCAAGGACCTCCTTTCTTATAGCTTAGATGGAGCGAAGTGGTATTAGTTGGATTTTGGTTGTTATGGTAGCAAGGACGACAGATGGCTCCTCGATCAAGCTTTGTGCAAGCTGTGCTCATGGCAGGTTTACAGAAATCTAAGTAACCTGCTGACTTACTGTTGTGTATGCAACAAGACTTTGCTACTATCATCACTTTAGAAAATCATCATGCTGCTCAGTTATACCATTTATGGTTGTGAAGATATGTTAGTTCAGCAAGTTAATAGCATGGAGGATCTTGTGATGGCTGACACCTGTTTAGTTGAAGGTTGGATTCAGGTGTAAGAAACTGGATAAACATAACAGGTTCACCcataaaattgaaataaagtgTGTGAAACACACAACTTGAATTTGTCCCAGCTTTGTAGATTTTTACACTGAGTCATGACTTTTTGACGAATTAAGTGCATTCTTAAATTTTGGTCTCAGTGAAGCTTAAAGGAGATTTATAGGGAGGAGGCACAGGTTTGACCTGGCATTTATGTCTTTCAAAGGTTACTGGAAGTGACCTTTGGAAGAAACAGCCACTGAATTGGTCCATACAGGAAATCTGTCTGGCAGATTGGCAGAAGATCTCCTTAGCTAGATGTAATTGATTGATTAATAATGGAATGGAGTGAGATGGGTTTTATGAGTGGATTGTCACACCTTGGCAGTCACAGATAATGAATTAGATGGGTGGATGTTAGTGTTGGTCATGTGGGAACAAGGGCAGCACTGCTGTACAGTACACTGCTGGATCATTAGACAGGAATTTCTGGACAAATATAAAGTTAGGAGGTTTAGTTCATTAAGCTCCCTTTTCACATTAGTGTTTTACACGTAACTGGCATCActctaaaaatctaaatctggatgtagtattatagtattagATATCTTTGtaagaaatgtaaacaaacaattAATTTTGGTGTTATGCGGGGGCAGTGACTCCTTTATGTGAAACACAAGGCTTTTGTGTAACACCAAAATCATAGGCATGGTTTGAACAGGTAATGCTCACACAAACTGTGGCCTAGACTAAATATTCACAGGACCTAAGCTTTTTCCTATTAAGCTCTAGGTATAGAaagcaaaaatggaaaatgcagttttaaaaacaCCTTAAAACCATATGTCTTTAACTATAACTATGTCAACAgcataatgtatttaaaaagtatgtgtgtATACGTTTTCAGTGTTCCTGAAACTTTATGTTATAGCTACTTTTTGGTCCATAGAGATGCACTGGCAATACAGTTTTTAATACAGGTTCTACTCAGCATGAACATGAGATGATTTATATAGGCTGATTGTTCTTCACATGAGGGACGtatagttcagtttagtttagtttatttatttgttaccTTCCAATTAATTAAATACTTAATTAAACACAaggaaaattaaattttaaagtttaaacagaaaatttaatttaattaaatacaggtaaagtattaaaaatgtgaCAGTTTACTATTAGCTTAATGCTTGCACATAGTGGTATTTACAATAAGCTTTCTACCACAAAGTGGCATCTGGAACTAGAATGCTTTACTATTTTCTATTCTGTGTATTCTATTATTGGCACTAACAGTCATTCTGATACAGCCTCTTTGCGCTTCACTAGCCAAACAACACATCTGGGTTTAAACAGATCAAGGGAAACGGCACTGCCTGCACGCTTTACAcctcatgtactgtatttaactTAGCTCAATGTATGCTGTATTTTTCATAATTTGAATGAAGCCAGTTTTATTCACCCTGATTAACATAATTTCAGGAACATCATTGTGTTGCACAGTCTGTCTAGCTTCTAGATATGTTTATGatatttatttggatttgtACTTTTGTATAACATTTAGAACTATAAACCCACTACACACCTAGGGTCATTTTATTTTCCGCTTACTTCATGATTAACTGTCTCTTATGggtttcctttctctttttttgtcagtgttacATGCAGTCACATAAGCCTCTTACGGTTAATCTGGTACCATTTTAGGGAAGTACTATATATGGAGAGTTAGCGTTTTCCCTCAAACAACTTCTGACTAGTCCAACTGCATTACATCTCTGTGGCATTTCCAAGTTATAACAACAGTGTGAAGCTAAATCGAACGAGTGATGCATTGTTGATTAAGtgtacttttaaaaaatgacctGTTAAACCTGTTAAAGTAATATAAACCTTATGAGTGAGGTGAATAATTAGTTCACTTGAAATAACACAGAAACGTGAACTTATACTAAAGATGCAGACACTAAGCTTTCACTCATTTATGTTCTGCAACTTCCATGTGATCTTTATTCAGCTGTGGTCAGCTGACAACTAACTAACTCAACTAATGCTGTATCTTTTGAAGGGCTATCACTGGCATGAGATGGAAAATAGTGGTTATAAGCACATGGTCAACCACAACTAGATCATTAGGTCTCCACAGTATTCAGGGTGTTGCTTACCTGGTGTTCTTTTAGCTGTTGAACAGTTTTTTCCGCAGTGAGCTCTTCAGTGTCATTTTTCAAAAGCTAAAAATGTTATAGAAGCTTATATATACAAATCACTTTTAGCATCCCTCAAATGTTCATCTTACACCTTCATCAGGTCAAAAACTATTTTCAGATCAACTGTAGTATTTAGtcgtatttttattttattactaattaATAAATGTCAGCAAGACAACATACTGAATTAAGATGTTTACTGTGCTCTGCTGTTATGTGCTGTAGAAAGCACATAACAAGACAAACTGATTACAGATTAAGGGTTGAGAAGATACGTCATCAATTGGGGATGGACTTGTGTCTATTTGTTTTATGGGAGCTGTGGTTGGTGGTTGGCACATTCTTGCTGAGtagtgagacacagaacagcaAATATGGGACCAAACAACTTCCCACAGAGTTGTATGCTCTAGCTaatggagagggagggaagaaggaGGGTTAAATGTTGGGTAATCTTTCTAGGAAGGCAAAAATAAGACAGTTAGGGCTGATCATAACCATATGGAGGCTGCATTTTGGTGAGAGAGAAGAAATGAGCAAGGGAGGAAGGAGATTTAGAGAGGGTGACATAAGGAGAAGGGGTGGGACAAGAACATGAGTTTGACTAAATATATGTCTGTGAGAGGATGAACAACCTGAATATAAAGATGGAATAAACAAGGAATCCAGGCAGCTCACTTGAGTGATaactgtgtttgatgtttggtATTTCAGGAAAGAGACGGGACTCCTTCAGGGGGTGAAGGAGGAAGAATCAAATAGATgggaggagagtgagagagagaggaaaaggaagcaGTCTGCTGTTTCACACAGTGGTGGTGAAGTTGAGCCCCTTGCAAGAATTCTCCTGGCTATGTCCGCCATCTGGAATGCCGAGTCACTTCCTCTGTCTGCCCTGCGCTCTAATGGGGTtgtcctctgcctctctgctccctccctctgctctgacAGTACTCTGGAAAAACCGCTGGAGACCACGCCAATGCAGATGGGACTCTTCTGGCAAAACACACGCCAGCGCACAAACACTGAGCATGAAAGCGAGAGCTCTGAAGTAGCCCGTATGCAACCAGACACGCTCTAAATGGAATCTGGGCCTGGAAGAATCAAAGACAACTGCAATTATCAGCTGAACTTTTTGGAGGGTGTTCCCTTTCCCTTATATGGCAACAGAGCTGAGAAATCATTTGAATTAGTCTGGTTTCTGTAGCATGCCTGTCTGGCTTTAGTGCTGACTGAGTTCCATCTGgtatgtttctgtctctgctgtgtgcgtgtgtgcgctgCATTGTGgcttgatttgtttgttttgccatTCTTAGTTCTTCTTTTCCTGTTGTGTGCATGTAGGGGTTTTGTTTTGGGACAAGAGGAGGGCTTGTGTTTGTGGTTTAGCTAGAGACACCGTCATTGCCTCAAGGGTGGCTGCTCCATTCAGACTCTGCTTCATGTCTCGCTGATTTTCCTatacctctttctctgtctcaccCTCCCTTTCACTGCTGTGATGGCCTGTGTTTGTTGGAGCATCACATTAATCTGGGTGTAGCAaccaaaaactgaaacatgctTTGATACGGGAGGATATTTTAAGAAGGATGGACAGGAGCTTCTGTTGAAGAGCAAGCTGTTGTCAGAGTGGACTAATCTCACAATCAGCTGGATGTCTTCTTTCTTCATACAATGCAACAGGATGTGTGACCCAGAAGGAACCAACCAGGCACCAGGAAGTACTTGCGTCTACAGAGAAGGTGTTGAGTTGTCTGTTTGACACTTTGGTCAAGAAGAAAAGGATCATGGGAGGTTTCTAAACGTTAATGTAGACCACTCAGCATTCTCTGGCGCTGACAACTTGGTTGCCAGTGTGATGCCATCTGAGCAAGTCAGTTAACTTTGCTTAAACTCGTGTAGCGTGTTGTTCATCACCTCATGTGGATTATTTCTATGAACATATTTCTCAACATTGATTACCATGGCTACGGCAGCATGGTATCATCGTGACATCAGCCGTGTGCACGCAGAGGACCTGCTGGCACGGGCAGGGAAGGATGGCAGCTATCTAGTGAGAGACAGTGAGTCTGTGCCAGGAGCCTATGCATTGTGCCTGCTGTGAGTACACACATCTGTACATTTGCCTACTTAGAGAACATCCCGTTTTAAACTTAATTCACTATATATGGTGCGACATGTTAAGTGAAACGGCTGTAAgctaaaactgaatgttttactAAGTGTACAGCTTTTGTTAGTAACTCTGTAAGTACTCTGactaagaaatgaaaaatgcagGGGAATGGGAACATCTGCCCTTGCTACAGTTTTTTACAGAATCTTTTCAGTGTTACTTCATAAGTCTAATTTTAGGTGTTATGCTTTcttgaaaatatttattgaatAATTCATGCTGTCTGAAAGCTGCCCTATGTGCAAAGAAACAGAAGGTAGTTCTGCTTTACCTAAAAACATAATACTACTTAGTGAGACCTCTAGATTTTTGGAATATAGGGTTGGAAACTATTCATAAACTCAGCATTTTAGCAGAATGTCCCCATCTGTAAATTGATTCAGCAGCTTCACTTCCTCTTTCATATCCATCACTCGCACCATTATCTGCCAGCAGGCAGCAAATGAACTGTTGTGGCTTAAAGTGCTGCGTACCTGCTGGgccagcctcacacacacaccctccccaGACTAGGCAGAGTGCTTTTCTGAACACGGTCCATCTCAGGCAGTCAAACCTTGGCTCAGGACTCCCTCTTTCCCCTCTTACCCCTCTTTCTTCCCTGGGGCCCCTAAACGAGGGTGGGAGCTCCAGCAACCGCACTACACTGACTGCTCATCAGTCCCAGCCAGATACATTCCTGAAAACTGAGTCTGGCCACTCGCAATACTCCCTCTTTCCCTTCGTTCTTTTCTCAATATGTCATTCCCTCTTTTAGTGTCTTAAATTTCTCAGCACTTTTGATGTACATTTAGTCATCCTTCTGTCACGGTCCTCCTTTGTTACTGTAATTTACAGTAGCTAAGTGATTAAAAAGTGCCATTTATCATTAGTGCCTGAAACTAATTCTTCTGAAGTGATGGATGGAGATGATGATCTAAGTGCATCTCAGataatgtagaaataaaacaagccACGTCATTAGTAATCTATAAAACAACTGGCGCCTTGTTAAGAAAGTTACAGTGTCTTTAACTCCAGCAAGACATCTGGTccttatttaaacaataaattggagtatattttctattttgaaTGTTTGCTTGGAATTGTGCTGTGGGCATTTGCAGTACCATTATTAACAGAGCTTCTTTTGATTTTCAAAGGTTCCAGCGTCATGTTCACACCTATCGCATACTTCCTGATGCAGACGGCCTTCTGGCAGTTCAGGTGAGTGCTCATCATGACACTGAAGGGTCTGCCTGAGAGGTAGGAGAATAGGAAATAGAACTGCAATGGTTTCCCAAAGCCTTAGCACaaactatacacacacagacaaacacaggcgGTCAGATGGCGTTAGAGGGATCAAACaatggtttgtttttgtctgttgaaaagagaacagaaacatgtttgtgttttctctctgtacaAGCTCTGTTACAACTGTAATGGCCTTGTTGTTTAAATGGCATCTCTGCCATGTGGCCACATGCTTGCAGCATGAACTCAGCAGCACAGAAGAGAAATAGTTTTAAGTCTCAGAGATTCCTACGCAACCCACACACTAGGTCATTGACCAATGGGtgtatttgttatgtgtatGTATGGGGGGTGCTTGTATTAAACATAATGAGTTCCTTGGATGTGGCAGAGTTTAAGCCAGTGataatgtgtgtctgtttttgataCACTGAGCAGGGGGCCATTTAGCCAAAAATGGACCTAATTACTAGAtgataaaaacatacacaagtTTACAaccacacaaccacacacacacacacacacacagtgggcgagagaaagtgagagagtgagagaaataaataataatgttttcagGATCTAAACCACAAATCATCTTGGCTTTTGTTTTGGCCTTTGTCTGCATATTAAAATCCAATAATGCCTTTAATAACAATTGACTGTCGGCCGTTTTTAAGCCTTTGACTTGGAAACACCCTCTTCTTTCAAATGAAAACCTTGAACTGTGTTGCTATTCcagttgtttttccactgcCATCAGTATAAATCTTCAGTACGTATTTTCCCTCACTGGATTTGCTCCACTAACTCACAAGTTGCACGCTTGCCttcttgtttttccaagaaGGCCATGGATATATTTTGGGGCCCATTTTGCctcttactttttcttgttcattttcatttctttttaattgctTTTCAAGAGATCCCTGTGGTATCAATTCTGCCAAACGGCAGAAAGTTTAAACCAAAAAACCTTTTCACtgctaaatgaaaagaaaactagCCTAGAAAGGGGGCACAGGAAAAGCACTTGCTCACTATTGTGGTGTAGTGTGTACCATTTTGGTTTTTGTGTATATGAGTGGTATCACTATGCTATATACCGAATGGCCACGGCTTTAAACCCCCCTGGTGGTTTTACTATTGTGGTAGACAGAGGTCAGGATGGAAAATCTTTAATGCTGCTTGTGATCAATAGAAGaacaacacacagtgcatcacagcttgcaCAGCTGCAGCCCAGTTAAAGTGTCCATGCCCATTCTGTCATTTTGTCGACCGCGACCTTAAAACCAACAGGTGGTTTTGAAGTTGTGGCAGTTTGGTGTATATGCACAGCACTTATTCCagacagtttatttaaattatatttttgcatGTACTGCTCAGTTCCACTGagactgtgtgactgtgcaggTTTTTGTAAAACTTTTGAAAATTaaggttgtttgtgtttggggTTTGAATGCATGAAGAAATGcacataaaaatgtcttttcttgttttcttttttggtgaGGTGGGCTTTTTAGATTGTTTGGGGGTGCTGGACCACAGTGAAACATGacagtaaaatgctgctgcagccagaAAGTTGCCTTTAATAGTGTCAGCTTTCCTGTGGGGTGCAAAGCATAGCTTTGCATTCCCCCAGGATGTATTTTATCAAAGCAGATCATCTGCATATGCCTTTTTCTGTCATGCAAATAAATACTTCTGCTTTGTTCAACCAAGCAAGATTTCGGAAGGAGGGCTGGGGGATGGGGGTTCCTGTGAGAAAACATCCATTAAGAACTACTGAGCACAGTACAGTAATTAGAACTGGATGGTTCACTTTCCATTAAGTTTAAAGCATACAATAGATACTTTAGATTTGAACTTTTTTATGGTTTGCATTGTTGTTgtaatagtaaaaataataaaaatatatgatgCACTGTGTCATTGACATGCATACACATAAGTTTCTCAAAAGTAAAGGAAGTATGTTTCTTTCTGTAGCCTCAGTGTGTTATGTGCTTATCTACACCACATTTGATTTTAGTTCATTTGGCTTCTTTAGGTTAAAGACATTAGACTGGTAGCCTACATACAGGATTGTGGAATTTATACAGAACATATACCTAAAGCTTTCTGTTGC
It encodes the following:
- the arr3b gene encoding arrestin-C — protein: MSKVFKKTSGSGHITLYLGKRDFVDYVDSVEAVDGVIKVDPSGLNGRNVFVCLACTFRYGSEDIIGLPMRRNIWIQHLQLYPSTGENATKSPMLEFLLKKVGKQGYPFSFQLPTNLPCSVALQPVPNSTGKTCGVEYEVKGYISHTALGTDEVIDKQDTCHLIIRKIQFAPVNNRPGFKVHISKQLMMTDKTVHLEASLEKEIYYHGDPITVNIKINNETTKVVKKIKVSIEQLTNVVLYSSDTYIKTVCSEEFGETINANSTFERSFQITPLLANNRDKWGLAVDGCLKDEETHLASTTLSQGDNEMQGILVSYQVKVSLVVCGGGLLGGLTGRDVTVELPLTLMSPVSAGKNSKVLSEKRWINVLNYEYLLKDKELHIL